DNA sequence from the Rhizobium lusitanum genome:
CCGGCTTCTTGCCTTCCGTCTCGACGACCTGGCGAACGAAGGTGGGGTAGGGGCTGTTGTAATGCTCATAGGAGCCGAAGAGCAGCGGAAAGGTAGCGCAAACCCAAAGCAGCACCGGGACGAACAACATCATGGCCAGCGGGACAAAGAAGAAGCGCTTGCCGAAATCCGCCGCCTTGACGCCAGCCACGTCCATCTTCAGGCAGACATAGATCGGCAGCAGGAACAGAAATGGCATCAGCCAGCGGTCCCGAAGCGCCGTCATGCCGATGGCGATGATCAGGATCAGCACTAGCGCGGCGATCACGGCGAACAGGACTTCAAAAAAACGCGTCCATTCGTTCGACTGCCGCAAGTTCCCGAAGAAGCTCTTCCCGAAGACGAGCCAATAGACCAGGAGCGTCGGCGCGACGATGACGACGACCAGCTTCACGAATTCCAGTGGTCCCTTCAGCAGCTTGGTAAAGGCACTTTTGGGTGCATTCTGCCCCATGATCCCCAAGGTGCGCCCGGAGGCGATGTCGAGATTGTGGATCAGCCAAAGCCCGTGTGGCAGGAAGGTCAAAGCGGCGATCAGCAGGGTCAGCAGGAAACGTTTGTCGAAGATGCGCGCACGGCCTTGCGGATGCATCAGGACCGCGACGGTGGCGGCAGCGGCAAGCAAAGCGAAATTGTATTTTGACAGCATGCCGATGCCGAGCGCTACGCCGGTGAGTACGTAGGAGCCTGTGCTGGGTGCCTTCAGAGTGCGGATCGTACCATAGAGAAAGAGATTGATGGCCAGGAGCTGTGTCACCGTATGCGTCAGGTCGCGCTGCGCCTCCCAGAACAGCTGTGGCATCGTCAGTAGCGACAGCGTGGCGATCGCCGCGAACACCTTGTCCGACAGCACCTCCTTCGCCAGCTTGTAATAGCTGAAATAGACCAGGAACAGGACGACATTCTTGACGATGGAGATTGTCGTCAGCGACAGGCCGAAGATGGAGACGACCAGCGCCTGCACCCAATTATAAAGCGGCGGCTGGGAATCGTAGCCGAGCGTTAGCCATTGCGAGAACAATGCCTGCTGCGACTCGTCGTATCGCATGCCATGTGGCATGACGAGCCGCACCGCGAACTCGAGAAGGAAGTAACCGGCAAGCAAGAGGATAATAGCATCTGGCCGGCGGACCAGAAGTCTATGCATCCAAATCATTCCGATCGAATATCTTGCGGACGATATAATTCGGGGACAGATCGTCGCGATAATAGATGCGGGCGATCATTTCCGAGAGAATGCCCGTCGTGATCATCTGCACGGACGACAGCAGCAGCACGATGCCGACCAACAGCAGCGGCCTGTTGCCGATATCGTCGCCGAAGATGAACTTGTCGATGAAGAGCCAGAACAGCACTATTGCGGCAAGCGCCCCGAGGCCGAGGCCGAGAGAGCCGAAGAAATGGCCCGGCCGCGCCTTGTAGCGCATGAAGAACATCACCGACAGAAGATCGAGAATGACGCGGAAGGTGCGCGAAATCCCGTATTTCGACGTGCCGTGCTGGCGCGCATGATGCGTAACGGCGACTTCGCCGATGCGCGAGCTCGG
Encoded proteins:
- a CDS encoding glycosyltransferase family 39 protein, with the translated sequence MHRLLVRRPDAIILLLAGYFLLEFAVRLVMPHGMRYDESQQALFSQWLTLGYDSQPPLYNWVQALVVSIFGLSLTTISIVKNVVLFLVYFSYYKLAKEVLSDKVFAAIATLSLLTMPQLFWEAQRDLTHTVTQLLAINLFLYGTIRTLKAPSTGSYVLTGVALGIGMLSKYNFALLAAAATVAVLMHPQGRARIFDKRFLLTLLIAALTFLPHGLWLIHNLDIASGRTLGIMGQNAPKSAFTKLLKGPLEFVKLVVVIVAPTLLVYWLVFGKSFFGNLRQSNEWTRFFEVLFAVIAALVLILIIAIGMTALRDRWLMPFLFLLPIYVCLKMDVAGVKAADFGKRFFFVPLAMMLFVPVLLWVCATFPLLFGSYEHYNSPYPTFVRQVVETEGKKPGLMLTDNWLPAGNLHLQLPDVPTMSLFFGNLTADYVWTADRPILVVWQPRSDGAGMPAPLTNWLHDTLGPQYASPEVKLADVQYMSGKPGDTMSFAYAWVYPK